The Punica granatum isolate Tunisia-2019 chromosome 4, ASM765513v2, whole genome shotgun sequence sequence CCCAACAATGCACGCTCTCCGGCTGAGACCACCGCTATTGACGACTCCTCCTTCCCggccttcctcttcctcttcctcttcgtcTTCCCCATTGATATACAGCTTCTACCGCTACTCCTCCCCTTCATTTCTCTTCAGCTTCAGACCCAACAAGCGCTTCCACTTCCTCAAGCCATGCTCCTCCCTCAAGCAGTCCAGGAAGCAGCAGACCCTCCAGAAGACCACCGCCCCTCAGAGCCTCAAGTGGTTCTTCGGCTCCAAGGGCGACGGCGGCGATGACAGCGGTAAGCTCGAGGGCGAGGAGGACGCTGGCGGATTGGAAGGCGAGAACGCTGTCAAGGGTACCCTTCTTGCCGGGGTGCTCTTGATTGGCGTCGTGGGTGGGCTCGGCGCTGTTGGGTATATCTACAAGGACCAGATTAATGCTTTCTTGAATCAGTTCTCCACTGTCATTGAAGGTGGTTcctttcctcctcctcttctcctaATTTCAATCTCAAATCTGTTGGAATTTGAGGGGCCGTATGCTGAGTATGCAAGTAATGCTCTTGTTATGGTTTTTCTATGATTGGTGTTGTGATTTTGGGTCCGGACGCATTGCTATTTCGAGATAAGGTGAGGACGGAGGAGATCCCGTCGTAAAGGTGGCGATGTTTCGACTCCGATTTGATGTTCTGGAGATGCAGGGGATTGGATAAGCTTCTTAATaatgtcttttttcttttcccggCAAATTATTGTCCTATAGAAAGCTAATTCTGAAAGAAAGAAGTTTGCTATCTATATTGTCATCTCAAGTTGGCTTTCGTCCCTCGCACGGGAAGCCATGGCCTCCGTAACCCGATGTTTCGTTGAGCTACGGATGCTCATGAAGTAGGAACGGATGGATTATAGCATACCTGTTTGATACCTCTGTTTAGACATAACATATTCTGTTCGAGCTCAATCAATGGCTTCCTTATGCAGCTATGGATGGTCTctgaatttattattgtttGATTTAAGTTTCTTTATGCTAAGATGAAGTCGTCGTTTCCAGTCCTTTCTTCGTGCATAGTTACTGATTTTAAACTGTTCTTTCCATGTGCAGGTTATGGCCCCGCTGGATATGCTTTATTTGTCGCTGTTTATGCTGGCCTGGAAGTATTGATACTGTACTCTGGCTTGATCTTCACAATTGCGTTTTACATCTTTTTGGCCATTCATTGAATTTGCTTTGTTAATATTGTTTGATAAGCCTAAACAGATTCCATGACCAATGTGCTGACCCTTATGAGTATGAAAAATATGCTCCCACTCCCTCCTGAGATGCTTGAGATGTAAAATGTAATTACTGTTTCCTTTTTAAGCTTTATCTGTGTTTGGGGACCTGGTGAAGGTCATTGATGGGAATAAATAAGCGGCTGTTCCTTTTCATGTGAATCTTGAACAAAAACGTTTCTGACATCTCTACCAATactcttccttttttcttcgttttttcaaattcaacttCCTTAGCTAATGACACTATCATTTCGTGCAGAGAAAACTAAAAAGCTCTATAGCTGCTTTTTTGTGTTGATGGATTATACAATATTTGGTATCTTATTGTATTCGTAAATACATTTCGctaaaaagttcaaaattttgttttcgcCTAAATGCTCTATAGTAAAAGGCTTTCGTAAAGCGCCTAGATGTTGAGAAGAGTTCTCTTATATGTTCATTTCCATGATTTCCCACTATAATGTTCCTCTTTTCATGTGATGATCTTGAATAGATTGTTTCACCTTTGTTACATTTCATGAATGCAACTGTATGTATTTACACTCTTGGTTTAGAGAAACTTACAGTGATCCATCTTCTCCTAGGTCCTTGCGATTCCTGCAATTCCCTTAACAATGTCAGCTGGTCTTCTTTTTGGCTCTGTTATAGGCACAATCATTGTCTCCATCAGCGGAACGGTGAGTTACTTGTTCAGTATGTACGAGGCAGTAATTAACATGGCGAATGTCTTGTTTTATAAAACTGTtgttttctttcctctttgcATACCAGGTGGCTGCAAGTGTGGCCTTTCTAATTGCCAGATATTTCGCTAGGGAGCGCATTCTTAAATTAGTTGAAGGCAACAAAAAGTTTCTCGCGATTGACAAAGCAATAGGAGAGAATGGCTTCGGGGTTGTAACTCTTCTTCGTCTGAGCCCTCTACTTCCATTTTCTCTCGGCAATTATTTGTACGGGCTGACATCTGTCAAGTTTGTTCCTTACGTATTAGGGAGGTACCGAGTCTctcccttttctttccttatCAAATACTACAAGATATGTGCATGCATTgtacattttttctttttcacggTTATGAAGTTGTGTTGCCATAATAAATGCCATGTCACCTTACTATACCATGTCTTAAGATTGGGCTTTAGTTCTGGGACTCATCCAAATCGTCACATTTGCTGCAGTTGGTTAGGTATGCTCCCAGGAACATGGGCATACGTTAGTGCCGGTGCATTTGGTCGAGCAATCATTGTAAGTTGgttgtttctttcttcttacTCCGTTGTCACTATTATGTGGATAGTCTTCGAATGGATTTTCTGCCAAGAATGATGAATACTTTAGATATGTGAGATTGCAAACATTACAGAAAGCATGCACCCCTTATATTTTTCGTCAAATGGCATGGGGAAATTTATATGGACTAGACGTTGGTGTCACGATTGGATATTAGGGATGCTGCCCGCATCATTTTGTATTTAATGGCCACTTCCATATGATAGAATAGAAAGGAATGCAACTGGCTAATAGTGTTTGAGAGGGCGGTTTTAATTGCTTGACCATCTAAAATTTTGCAGCAAGATGAATCCGAATTCGGTTTAACAGGAGGAAACGGCCTATTGACCCTTGGACTTGGACTGTTAGCCACAGCATTAGCCGCTGCCTATGTGACACGACTTGCTAAGGTATTTAGTtctattacaaaaaaaattgtgcttggaattttttttgcaGTTGCATATAGCCAAAAATCTACATATTAGATGAAAGCTCGTCATATAATCCATCTTGCCATCATTCCATTTATAGTCGACTGATTGTTTTGTCCTCATTTTGTCCTTTGGATATGCTTATTGTATTCCATTCTCTCTATTTGTTTTGTGATGGCAGGATGCAGTGAAAGACATCGAGTAGACACCTTTCTTCAATGGATAGCCATACAGATGAAACTGTAAACATTGGAGACGCAATTTTACCCACTCATGTAAAGTGAAGATGCTTTCTCATCATTCAATAAAGCAAAGTTATGATCGTTGCTCACTTTGCTCGTATTTTTATCCTGAAGATTAACTTTACAAGCTAGTCCTTCAGCCTGATTCTGGGCAACAGGTATCGGCCTTAGTTTCAGCAGCACATCTTCAGCTTCCTGAACATTCCATATGCTCCTTTTATACGCCATGTACATATAAGGTGTGTTGAAAATGATCTATATTTCGACTCAGCTCATTTCACGGAGAGACCATTCTTTTTTACGATATTGTCTTGCTGACAGATGATTTTCCAACGGTCATGGGCTGAATTAGAAAGGGTACATCAGGCCATTGGTGCATTAGATTGATCTAACGGACATTCTCCATGAACATTATATCACATATCCTCgagttaaaaattttcagtTCAATTACCAATAGTCATTACAAGAGCAAACCCGATTATTGAAATGATGGAACCGGTTCGAATCTCGTACCACAATTTCCTTACCTAGCAAACCTGATGCTAGTTTCATGAAGTTGTGGCAGTCCACACAGATTCTGATGTTCTTCATAATCTTTATCGCCTTCCAAAATCTCCGTTCTCCATTCATTATTGCAAACACCAACGCCAACTTCTCGCTGTGGTGGTACAATTGCTCCTCCTTCTGCTCCTCTTCAATGTCATGAAGAGCCAAGCTTGTTTCGGGCACGTAACCCAACTCCTTCAGTTGCCCAATGAATTGCTCAAGCTCAGAACGTATCAACTCTTTCTGGGGATGCCTATTCCCCCCCGAGGCAAATTCGTGAATCTGACTCCCAATCTCAACCCAGCTTAACCCAGGTTCCTTCCTAACTCCGGACCATCTCATTTCCTTTCGAACTAGACCAGCTTCGTTAAATCTTCCCCCTGAGCAATAGATGTTCGAGATCTGTACATAGCCTAATGAGCGTTCAGGTTCCAACTCTTTCAAGTTGGCAGCAGCTAGCGCAGCTAGTTGTACCACTCCATGTTTCCTGCAAGCACCCAGAAATGCACTCCAGACCACGGAATCAGGCTCCATAGGCATCTGATTTATCAACTTCTGAGCCTCAAGAACTCGACCGGCTCTCCCGAGGATGTCTACCATGCATGCATAGTGATCTAGCTGAGGAGTGATCCTGTAATCTCTCAACATGATGTCAAATATTCTAATCCCATCTTCCACAAGGCCGGAATGACTACATGCTGAGAGGAGAGCAACAAAGGTGGCAGAATCAGGTGGGACGCTCATCTCTGTGGAGAGCCGCAATGCCTCTTGTCCTTGCCCATGAAGAGCATGGGCCTTAAGCATTGAATTCCAGGAAACCAAATCACGAGATTCCATTTCCATGCCCTCAAAAACTTGCTTAGCAAGAGACACGGAGCTACATCTTGCATATGCATGGATTAACGAGTTTGCGACCACTGTATCTCTATCAAGTCCATGTTTTATCACTTGGGAATGTACAGACAAGGCATGCCTCTCACTGATGAGACCACCACAGGCTTTCACGACACTCGAGAGAGTATACCTATCAGGAGCTACATCACCCTTCCGATGGAGCTCCCGAAATAGGAAGAGGGATTCCCCAGGTTCCCGTTCTGCAAAAGCTGTTATAATGCCAGTCCAGAAAACTACATCCCGTTGAGAATGTGAGTCTGTCTCCAAGAAGAGCCTGTAACAGTCAGCAATCTCTCCCCGGAGGTCAGAGTAGGCCTTCACTAATGCAGTGATCACTTCAATTTCCGAGATCAAACCTGATCTAATGGCAAGAGAGTGCAACTGACAGCAATACTTGAGGCCGAAACCAACCGTACGGGTTCCTTCACCAATGGCCCCAGAAGACAAGGAAGAGAAGAGGCTAACAAGAGTGGCGCGGTCAAACCCGACTGGGGTTCGGCGCATCTCAGTGAAGAGCTGAATAGCGAAGCTTCCGAGTCCCTGGAGCTGAAACCCTGCAATCATGGAGTTCCAAGTGATAAGATTGCGGAATTCCATGGCCCTGAAAACGGTCCAAGCCTTCTCAGCCCCacagccactgaccttgctaTACATAGAGATGAGAGCATTGGCAACGTAAACAGAAGCATCTATGGAGAATTTCAGGGCCAGGGCATGTACCTGCTTGCCACATTGTTTACCATTACTATTGTCATTGCACGAACTGAGCACACTCGTGAATGCGAACTCGTTAGGGCGGAAGTGGCCCAGCATCGCAGAGAAGAGGAGAAAACAATCGTCCCCACAGCCATGTTGAGCATACCCAGATATGAGGGCTGTCCAGGAGACATGGTTTCGCTGCGACATTTCGTCGAACAGGGTCCGGGCATAGGTCAAGTCACCGCATTTGGCGTACATATTGATCAGGTGGTTGGTGAGGAAGAGCCGGTGGTTGGGCGGGGAGAGGTTGAGCTTCGCGGAATCGTTGGAGTTTTGCAGGAGGAGACGGTGGAACGCAATGCCGTGGTGGAGGGAGTTGAAGCCGGCGCATGAGTGGAAGAGGGCGGCGTAGGTTTGCACGTCAATGGGGGGCCCACTGCCCGGATCTGCGGCGGAGGAAGCGGACAGGAGAGACAGAGCTTCCTCGAGGCGGCCTCCCGCGGCCAGCAACCGGACTTGTTCCTGGAGGCGGAATGTGTGGAGGGACTTGCAGAACGATATGGACGGTGACAACGGCGGCGGCATCTTCCGAAAGGAACGGACTTGACGGCGAGACTACTTCCATGAAGAGTGCTGACTGCGCATGGTGATGGAAAATATGGAACAGGTAAAACAAGCTAGTTGGGGCCTGATTCGGGTACCATTCGAGCTCGACTCGTAACATCGGATCGGCATCGAGCTCAGACAAGTCACTGCTTCGAGTCTTAGCCGGACCTTATCAAAAGCTTATAAGTCTGAGATCATTGCGGCGAATTGAGTCTTAAGTTTGATTCCAAGCATCGATAATCCTTAAATATGATACAAGATCAACCTCGAGCTTCAGAGCAGAGCAGCACTACTAGGCTCGGCTCGGGTACACCCCTTGGTCAGGAACATGTTCAATACATATTCATTTCAAGCAAATGACACAATCATTGAACATTTGGTATTCTTTCCGAGTGTGctgtacaatccgagaaagcGGAAATTGTCCATTTGTTCTGCACAATCTACACTTCCATGTACACAGTTATTTGCATAACAAACAGCACCAGCTAAACAAAACCTGTATCACGATCTTTCTGTTGTAAACTTGACGAGAAATTCCTAGAAATCTGTAGTAGATATACGTGGGTGTATAATGTTCGGCCCCAGAAGCTCCTTAGGCACGGAAGCTGGCGCTCTTCATGAATGTCTTGGCTTTACTAGAGAAACTCCTCACGAGGACCTTGTCAGAAAATGTCAGAGGAAGCTCTTCCTCTGCAGCGTCTCCTCTCCGATCTGACCATCCAGCCCCGTTCTTGTGTGTGACTGCACCAGAAGGCGGTTCAAGGAAGAGGCAGCTCGGATCCTCGGGTATATCTCTGTACAGGTGTTTCAGTATAAACAGAGCTGTATCGAAGTCCCTCCAGTAGTTCCTGCTCAGGAGAAAATAAATGTAAGATAGAGAAGTAAAAAGACACAGGTTGTCCGACATGTTCATGATCAGTACTCACGTGTGCGACCCAATGGCAGATATATAAGGGTGCTCAAATGTCTTGTCCTGCAAAAACACGAAATAGATTTCAAAATGAGAAATGCTTACGGGGTAACAGGTCATAGATAGGTATGATCTGTAGGGaattgcatgtttatttacagATACGTACTTGAAGAACATGATCAATTCGTCCATCTTCGCTACCAGTAAGTCGCTCTATCATTAGCGAACCATATGATCTCTCATATTTATCCTCGCCATCTTGTGCTGCTTCTGCTGTAATGCAGCAATGCAACAGAGTCAAATTCGATTCGAAACCCCAcagggaaaaataaatatgtaaatgTATAAGCAGCTACGAATCGGGAAGAAGAATAGGAGATTTTCTGCCTGTTCATGTCTATTACATTACCTTCTAGACTCTCCCTGTTTTTTGATTGGCACACTGTGAGAACCTTAGCCTGTCAGAAGAAAACGTAATCCATAATTCACAGAATGTGTTTCCCAAGCATAGATTTTTGTCTTGAATATGAAAACATTCTgagaacaaaaaataattaaggaAGAAAGCTTGGTTTTTCCCGTTTCCAAATAACCTACCCTGAAATTGCTTAAGTTGTCCATTATTGCCTGAGACCGGGCAGCTAAATCTTCGGTGAACTCCTGCATTTGATCACATAAAGTAAGTATATGATCGAGAAATGTTTGCAGAAAGAATCAAAAGAAGCCCGTGATCTATCCATCGACTGTCCCACCTGAAATCCAATGTGCAACCTCTTTCCACCTTTATGGTAAGGAATGATGACTGGGCGCTTGCCAATGTACTCTTTGCAAACAAGTGGTTCTACTCTgaagataaaaaaaggaatatgTTAAATTATATGAAACAACTCATAATAAAGAGCAACCTCTGGAAGATCCTTTAAATATGTTGCATACAGTTCATTTCttccaaggaaaaaaaaaagaggtaaatATTTAAACGGATGTTGGAGAGACTGTATTATATCTATAGAAGGAAACCTCTCTTGAGTGGCTCAAATAATTATGCGAGTTTGGTATTTTCAGACAGGTGCAGAGGAGGAGGTTGAGACAAACCTATATGCTACAGGATCAAATGGGTGGAATATGTTGAACATTTGTCGGCAAGCAGGCATCTCTTCAATTATATTCTCTTCATCCCAATAATCCCTTCCTTTCCCTACAGAAATCATGAACAAGTAAGAAACCATTTATGCTGCTGCAGTCATGGTAAATAACTTTTGTGTGACTTCCTTTTTTACCTTGTTATGGTGTcctaaaaaatcaattaaaaaaatggaagagaaGCATTACCTATCCCGATGCGGATATTGCGAAGAGCAAGGAAGACACCAAGTGGTGACCCAACAGCAAAAAATGTGTCGACCTAAAATAGAAGAAACAGAGTCTACCTCAGTAACAAGAGCAATATACTAGCCTAAGAGAGTATTGTTGTGCATCACAAGATCCATGGTGTTCCTGCTCTTTACCTTGAATTCAAGCTTTGTGTACTTAATAAGAGGGGTATAACTTTTACTGGTACCACTTTCGTTGGTCATACAATTCTCTTTAGCTCCTGTTCCAGTGGCAAACAACAGTTTAGAAGACATGGGGGAAGCGGAAAATTGGACTAAATTGTACCACTCAATACCTGGATGCGATACTGCATCTGTATCTCTTCCATGAGAGGGAGATTCAAGTTCAGCAACTTTTGCTTTCAGTAGCTCGATCTGTGGACAATAGTAAGTTAATAGACTTTAAGCATTACGGGATGACAGATAgtattttttcggtgaataTTAGCACAGACCCTGCTGAATCTGAATCTCTTTACCTCTTTCTTCAGTGAatcaatttccttttctttttctcttggTTTTTCAGACTCCTCGGCAGCCACTGCTCCTGAAGTAACATCTGAGACAGTATAACTCATGCTCGTGGCTTCATGCAACCCATTCCCCTCTCGAGATAGCATGTCCATGGGATCACAGAGGTCTCCATTTACCTGATTGCTTGGGATCACAGAAGAGTCATCCAAGCCTGAAGTTGAAGGTTCAACAGAGGAAGAATACTCTGCGGGTTCTTTTTCTTCCCTGGATGCTGATGGGGTTACCACCGTACTCTCCTCGCTATCAGCAGAAGGCTCTGTTTCATGGACATTTCTACCTTCGGAATTGGTCAATGAGCATGCAAGAGCCTTTTCATTATTCACCGCTGAATCAATGTGATCTTTTGGTTGCTGATATACTCGGTCCATTGGGGAAGGGGATGACAAATTATCTTGGTGACAAAGGATATCATATGAAAGGACACTCCCCAAAGAATGGCCATATATTGAAACCTGCACATAAATATGCACAAAACATGCCATTATATTTTGTTCAAATAGCGATTACGCAACagtaataataacaaatgACTAACAAACTGAAACCCATCCATCAGCTCAAGTTGCTATATACCTTTCCGTCGTACCCGGGGTTTCTTTTCAGGAACTTCAAATATAGCCTATTCAATTGATTGGAAACCTGGAATAACAAATTTCTCATTCATGAGTAACTGCAGTTTGGATCttacaaaatcaaagatatAGAGATGAGGATATCAAACAGAAAAAGTAGTCTGAGGCAGTAATTACCGAGTCTATAATATCCTGACAATAGATGGGGCTCATGTAGTACAATACATCATGAACTGTTGCACTGAGCATGACTCGTAAACCTCTAACACCCTCGAGAGTAATTTCATCAACTGCAGCTTCACCACTAAGCTTCAAACCCCTCCTCCACTGCCATACCAATTATTATTAGCTAATGACATACATATGTTACTTATTTCGAAAACATACGTACGTTTGTGCAGTTAGCGAGCTAACATATAAAATCAAAGACAAATGATGTACCAACATTGTTTACCTGACAGGGGATGAAGAGAACTCTCTGAGCACCACATTGGTATGAAGTTAAGTGCCGTTCAGCTAGACTTGCCGTGATATGCCGAAAATTGGTCACATCATCCACCAAGTTTGATTTTTCCAACCTTTGACCGATACCGTGAACCATGAATACTACATGCCTGACGGGAACCTGAGATCAAGTAaagcaaaattttgaaaagggatTAACTGTAAAGTACcagaaaattgaaaactaTCCTAAAAGAAACATCATGAACCTGACCAATCAGTTAAATGGTAAAAGGAGTATATACCTGGGAACAGTAATCATCCATTTCCTCCTCCTTCTGTTGGCGTAATTCTTCCTAAATTAAATGCAATTGTTGTTTAAGCATCATTAAATTTCATAATCTACGATATATTTCTTGCGTGAAATTTTGCACTACAACCATCAAATCAAAACTGACAAGCCTACTTAATTCATTAACTATGGCAACTACAGATACTTATAGCATGGGATAAGATATTTAGGGGAATAAGATCGAATACAATGGCATCGAGAACAATCAATGACtagaaagttaaaattttcaaataagttAATTCTGAGCATATGTGTCTCCTTGACTTCCTTTTATTACCTGTGTTGGTTTAGGTGATTGGGATGGGGAATAGCCACGTCTGAGCTTAATGCCGTTTCCACTTAAGCCAACGACACTGGAAAAACCCGAGGAGTCAACATTGAGCCATGCCTCCCAGGTATTGTCTTCTCCAGTGAAAAGTGCATGTAATCCCTGCGAAAGAGGGTCGCAGCAAAAGGAAGTTTAATGTTAAGAGAATAAACCTAGGAGAAAATATTGACCTTTTCCTTTGAAATAAATCCATGCCATACTGGTGTAGAGCCTTGTAAATCCACTCGAGCGGCAAATAATCCCGATGGTTGGAATGTTCTCCTATGCCAGACCTAAATAGAAAAACATCCACGACTATGAGTGGCAATTCTAATGTAaaacaattataaaaatatgataattgtttttatttcaaaCAACAGTCATGTAAATCCAACAAAAGTGGCTGACCTGGCATCGATATGCAAATTCTAACTGCTCAGCAACATCTTCACGGAGTGGAAGCCAGTCAAGACCTCCTTTGCGAGCAAACCAGTGTCCTCGTAAGACGCGGCGATTTTCGCCATGCCAATAAACAGGAAAACAATGTCTTCTTATCAAGTCAACCTGTAATATCAAAGATCAGATATATGCTTCGATAAAGCAACTCCATATGGTTAAACAGGTACCCAATGCACGCACACACCCACCTATCTAAAATTGCAGTCCTAGATGACATATTTTCGGTTCAAAGTGATCAACGGTAAAGTCACGATACAAGTAACTAATTCCGGGCTAATTACATCATTATGACAGTGAATCATAAAAGATCCAGCAGCCAAATTGGTTGGTAGATGCTACCTAACAACTTAACGAAACAGACATGACTGAAGtggaaagaaagggaaaaagaaagaaactaaATGAAGCGAAACAAAGATTTTACCTCGTATAGGCCTCCCTTCACAGGAACACCAACTCTCTCCTCCGCAATTGCATAGAGTTCAGTTGGTTCATCAGCTTTAGCAGCGGATCCTTTACTACTGGAAGCTGAAATACGAGCTCTTGGTCCATCGCTACATTCTGCAAACTCTTTCCACCATTCCGAAAGCAACTCTTCTTCTCTCTGTGAGTTGCAATTCGCAGGTGTAACTCAAGATTCGAAATGCAATTACACTGgagctgatttttgaaaaacaaTTGTATGTTTTCTTAGGATAGTGCTGCAACATACTCTTCCCGATTCAAATGTAAGAAAACTGAAAATTTAGAGAGCTAGAGCTTCTCATAATCTCTCTAAACATGGAAACCCCAGATAAATTACTGCAACTAACAGACTTTGGAGCTCAGAAGGACAACCTGCAAAAAAGATGCCTCTATTGCAAGAGAATCTCTCATACCAAATCGGAAATATTCGCTCTTCCCAACTACCTCAGCGCGGGGAACAGAAGCAGCTAATTCTGTAAGGGAAcagaagaagtgattaggaGCGAGGCCAAATAACCTCGATTACCTCAAATGCTCAAATCTAACAACTCAATCTCATTTGTACACCTAACACCAATCTCAAACAATCATGCCGTGCAAAAGAACTCAAGATGTTAAAACAGAATACCGAAACAGTCTAATACCAGCATTCTAATGACTAAGAGTCGTGCAATTCAAGAAATGAAGTACTGCTCTACTTCTTCCTTAGACTACCAGTTCTACAGAACAGGAAATTCAAAATCGAACTCACCATTCTCGGCCAAAGGGACCTTGCAGAAGTACCACCGGACATCGCTACCATCGGATGGACTCCCGGTCTGAGCGAGATACTTCTGACGACCTTTACTGTGCTCAATAACATCCTCCAACCTCGCAATGTTAGATGGCGTGTTCCTCAATAAATCAGGGGATGTCTCTTCAATTCCACTAGAACCAGCAGCCTCTCCCCCTTCCCTCTTCTTCCCATCACTCCCCAAGTCTGACGTCCCATGACTTGCCTCAGAATCCGCCATTGTAATCAAATTCCCAGCTGATCAAATCAAAGCTCCCAACTTTAACCAACCCGGAAACCAGCCCGCTATACCGATAAGATCATCGAACTCGACTTCCCAGCTTGGGACCCGTACGGCCAAGAAAGAGCAACATTTACCTCGGAAGCAGAAGGGGCATTCAATTGAGGGAGGAATCGGTATATGCTCCGGTCAAATTGAAGTGTCCTCAAGACGATGCCGACCGCATCAACGATACATGCAAGCCCATGAAGC is a genomic window containing:
- the LOC116203968 gene encoding pentatricopeptide repeat-containing protein At1g71420 → MPPPLSPSISFCKSLHTFRLQEQVRLLAAGGRLEEALSLLSASSAADPGSGPPIDVQTYAALFHSCAGFNSLHHGIAFHRLLLQNSNDSAKLNLSPPNHRLFLTNHLINMYAKCGDLTYARTLFDEMSQRNHVSWTALISGYAQHGCGDDCFLLFSAMLGHFRPNEFAFTSVLSSCNDNSNGKQCGKQVHALALKFSIDASVYVANALISMYSKVSGCGAEKAWTVFRAMEFRNLITWNSMIAGFQLQGLGSFAIQLFTEMRRTPVGFDRATLVSLFSSLSSGAIGEGTRTVGFGLKYCCQLHSLAIRSGLISEIEVITALVKAYSDLRGEIADCYRLFLETDSHSQRDVVFWTGIITAFAEREPGESLFLFRELHRKGDVAPDRYTLSSVVKACGGLISERHALSVHSQVIKHGLDRDTVVANSLIHAYARCSSVSLAKQVFEGMEMESRDLVSWNSMLKAHALHGQGQEALRLSTEMSVPPDSATFVALLSACSHSGLVEDGIRIFDIMLRDYRITPQLDHYACMVDILGRAGRVLEAQKLINQMPMEPDSVVWSAFLGACRKHGVVQLAALAAANLKELEPERSLGYVQISNIYCSGGRFNEAGLVRKEMRWSGVRKEPGLSWVEIGSQIHEFASGGNRHPQKELIRSELEQFIGQLKELGYVPETSLALHDIEEEQKEEQLYHHSEKLALVFAIMNGERRFWKAIKIMKNIRICVDCHNFMKLASGLLGKEIVVRDSNRFHHFNNRVCSCNDYW
- the LOC116203971 gene encoding uncharacterized protein LOC116203971, whose translation is MHALRLRPPLLTTPPSRPSSSSSSSSSPLIYSFYRYSSPSFLFSFRPNKRFHFLKPCSSLKQSRKQQTLQKTTAPQSLKWFFGSKGDGGDDSGKLEGEEDAGGLEGENAVKGTLLAGVLLIGVVGGLGAVGYIYKDQINAFLNQFSTVIEGYGPAGYALFVAVYAGLEVLAIPAIPLTMSAGLLFGSVIGTIIVSISGTVAASVAFLIARYFARERILKLVEGNKKFLAIDKAIGENGFGVVTLLRLSPLLPFSLGNYLYGLTSVKFVPYVLGSWLGMLPGTWAYVSAGAFGRAIIQDESEFGLTGGNGLLTLGLGLLATALAAAYVTRLAKDAVKDIE